The window GGCAACCAGCAACGCCACCACAGCACCGACCATCAGGTTCGCCGAAATCAGAATCTCGACCGGTGAACCCAGAATGGTCGCGGCAATCACCCACCCCGGCGCTTCGTAAATTGTGGCAATTGCCAGCCCCAACAAGGTCAGGCTGACAACCACGCTGAGACGTTCGTAGCGATTCATGGCGGCTATTGTAGGCGCTTGTCATGGGCTGTCAACGGCGCGTGCGTGCGTATCGCGCATGTGCGCCGGCTCGCTCCTTCCGCGCCAGTTGGCAGAATGTGGTAAACGCCATACACTCCCCCTTACAGCAAACAGACAACAGCACAGAGAGCGCCATGTATCTTTTTGAGACGCTAATGGTGTTTGTCTTGCCGGTTGGGTGGCTGGTGGTGCGGCTTGCCGACCGTGCGCCGCAATACGCCCGCACAGAACGCCCCCGCGACGGTTTTTTTGTGCGCTGGCGCTGGCGTTCACAGGCGGTGCCCTTCATCAACGCGGCGGCGTGGGGGCTCACCGCCTACGCCGGGCACCAACTGGACAGGATAACGCTGGCGCTTGTCCTGCTGCACACGTCCATTTTGCTACTCATTCTCGTGGTGGACGCCGAAACGCGCCTCATTCCCGATGTGGTGATTTGGCCGGCTATTCTCTTCGCGTGCCTCGCCATTCCGCTCGATAGCCGTGTCGCATTCCCGAACGCCTTGCTGGCGGGCGTGGGCGGCTTTCTGACCTTCTTTTTGCTGGCTGTGCTCACACGAGGCGGGTTTGCGCTGGGCGACGCCAACCTGGCGTTGTACATTGGGCTCATCACAGGGCATCCAGATGTCTGGCGGGCACTCATCTACGGCATTTTTATCGGTGGTGGTATCATTGTGGTCCTCTTGCTCATGCGGCGCGTGACGCTCAAAACGTATGTGCCGTATGGACCGTTTTTGTGCCTTGGCGCTTGGCTTGCGCTTTTGTTGCAAATTTCCGGTCGAGGAGTTGGATAAGGGGGAAGGAGATGAGCGACAAACCGGTCACCATTCTTGATTTGCACCGCAAATACCAGGCTGGTGAACCCATCGTCATGGTCACGGCTTACGATTACCCGTCGGCGTTGCTTGCCGACCGCGCCGGTGTGGATGTCATTCTGGTGGGAGACTCGCTCGGTATGGTCGTCCTGGGGTATGAGACCACCGAACCCGTGACCATGGAGGAAATGCTCATCCACATTCGCGCCGTGCGGCGGGGCGCGCAACGCGCCTTTATCGTGGGGGATATGCCCTTTGGCAGTTATGAAGCCTCAAATGAAGAAGCCGTCCGCAATGCGTTCCGCCTGATGAAAGAAGGGCGCGCCCACGCCGTCAAACTGGAAGGCGGCCGCCGTATGGCTGACCGGGTGCGTGCTATTGTGCAAAGCGGGATTCCCGTCATGGGGCACATTGGGCTGACGCCCCAAAGCGTGAGCGCGCTGGGCGGTTTTCGTGTGCAGGGGCGCACCGCCAAAGAAGCGTTGGCGCTCATTGACGACGCGCTCGCCCTGCAAGAAGCGGGCTGCTTCGCCATTGTGCTGGAAGCCGTCCCCGTTGAAGTGGCCGCCGCGATTACCGAGCGCCTCGACATTCCCACCATTGGCATTGGCGCGGGGAACGGCGTCTCCGGGCAGGTGCTGGTGTATCACGACCTGCTGGGCATGTTCGACCGGTTCACGCCCAAATTCGTGAAACAGTACGCCTCTATCGGAAGCGCGATTGAAGAGGCGCTCCGTGCCTACGCGCAGGACGTTCGCGCAGGCGCTTTTCCCGCCGAGGAACACACCTTCCACATGGCGGATGATGAACGCGAAGCCTTTCAACACGCGCTGGCATCGCGCTGATACCCATGCATGAACCACCGTGGAGGACAACCATGCGAATTGCAGTGATTGGCGCCGGAGCAATGGGCAGTCTCTTCGGGGGGCTGCTCGCCACACACCCTGACAACGACGTATGGCTGGTGGACCCGTGGATTGAGCATATCAGCACCATCAAAGAAGAAGGGTTGACGCTCATCACACACGAGGGCGAACCGCTGCTGTTGCGCGTCAACGCCACCACCGACCCCGACGAAGTCCGCGATCACGGCGGGCTGGTGGATATGGCGCTCATCTTCGTGAAAAGTTATGCCACAGCACGCGCGGCACGGCAGGCGGCGCGCATTCTTGCGCCCGATGGGCTGGTGCTGACCCTGCAAAATGGGCTGGGCAACCGTGAAGCCATCGCCGAAGTAGTGGGGGAAGCGCGTGTGGTGCAAGGCGTGACGAGCCACGGCGCCAGCGTGCTTGGTCCTGGGCGCGTGCGCCACGCCGGCACAGGGGAGACGTTTCTCAGCCCACCCACACCCGAAATGCGCCCGCGCGTGGAGGCTATCGCCGACATGTTCGCCCAGGTGGGCATTGACACGCGCGTGATTGATGATTTGCAGACGCTTTTGTGGAGCAAACTCATCGTCAACGTGGGCATCAACGCCCTCACGGCGATTTTGCGGGTACATAACGGCGTGCTCACGCGCTACGACATTTGCCGCGAAATGGTCGCCCGCGCAGTGGACGAGGCGGTAGCCGTTGCCAACGCGCTGGGCATCCAATTGCCCTACGATGAACCTGTGCGGCACGTGCTCGATGTCGCCTGGCGCACAGGCGCAAACCGCTCATCCATGCTCACCGATATTTTGCGCGGCACGCCCACCGAAATTGACGCCATCAACGGCGTCGTCGTCCGCGAAGGCGACCGTCTGGGGATTCCCACGCCCTTCAACGAGGCGCTGGTGTTGCTCATCAAGGGGCTTGAAGCCACCGCCGACGAACGGATTGAAGAAACGCTCCCCTACAAGCCCACCATGCTCTAACGTTCAGCCGTGTGGTGCATGCGCCGCCAAAACGCCCGCACGCGCGGCAAAGCCCGCCACATTGCCCAGTAGCCCAGGCGGGAAACGGGGTAATCCCACGCCCCCATCTGTTCGCGCAGGGTCGCGCCAAACCCACGCTTGAACCGCCAGACCCCCCACAGGGGGTCGTTTTCATCTTCACGCTCAGGCGCTCCCCACAAGTCATACGTGCGCGTCCCAACGGCTTTGCCCCAGCGGATGGCTTCCCATTGGAGCAAGTAGGTGGGCATCAGGTTGCGGTGGCGCTCTGTGCTCGCACCGTAGAAGTACCAAATGGTGTCACCGTAGCGGAAGAGAATCAGCCCGGCAACGCTCTCGCCTTCCACGTCGGCGAACAGCACCCGCGCCAAGCCGCGCCGCATAAAATCACGCCACACATCCAGGTAATACGCTTCCGGCCGCACCAGAAACCCATTGCGGCGTCCCGTTTCGCGATACATGGCGTAAAAAAGCGGCAAGTCGGCTTCACCGCCCACACGCACCTGCACCCCGCGGCGCATCGCCAGGCGAATGTTGTAGCGCGTTTTCTGGTGCATGTTCGCTAGAAGGGTCTCTTCGTCGGGCGTCAAATCAATGACGGCGGTGTTGCGAAACTGCACTTGCTCGGGGCTATACCGCCACCCACGCGCCCGCAACAGCGGCACAACCACCGCATGGTCGGCGGGCACGTCGGCGTCAATCTTCAACCAGATGACACGCAGTCGGCGCGCTTCCTGTTCGAGATCGGCGAGCACGCGCGCCGCCAGGTCTGCATCATCGGGGTCGAACAGCGGCCCCTTGGGGACGTAAGCGACGCCAAAGGGTGTACCGGGAAGCGCACGCCGCAGGATTTGCGCCGCCGCGCGGACGCGCCCCTCAGCATCCAGCCACTGATAGCGATAGGGTCGCCAGCCCCACCGCGATTTGAATTCCCCCCACGCCCACGATTGCAAAATGTGGTGCAGGGGCAACTGGGGCGCTATGCGTTCCCATGCGGCTTCATCCGAGACGGGAACCATGCGAAAAGGTGTGGTCGCGCTCATCGAGGAATAACCCCCAAAGTGGGCGCTTGCACAACACGCTCAGCCTCGCGCGGGGTGAACAGCCGTGTGCGACGCCGCCAGGCATGCCACACAGCCGCCGGCACCATCAGCCCAACGCCCACCAACGCCCCCAAGCCCATCCCGACGAATGGGCGCGGCGCAACCCGCTCGGCGCGCATCGCAGGCGTCAGGATAACAGCGTGCAAGCGGTCGGCTTCGTTGCGCCGTGGGTTGTCCGTTTCCAGGCGCTGAATGAAATACATCGTCACGCCGTGCGCGATACGTTGGGCGTCGGCGGGTGTCGCCCCGTCGGCGGAAATCCGCAGCACAAGCGCGCCTGCATCGGCTTCGGCGTGTACCAGGCGGCGCAATGTCGCGCCGTCTTCGTGCCATCCCTTGGCGCGCGCTACCTCATCGAGGACAGGTTCGCTGGCAATCACCTGGGCGTACCCACGCGTCACCTGCATCAAGGACGAAATGGTGTTCTGGTTGAACACTTCCGGTTCCAGGCTGAGCACCACCGTGGTGCGGTAGCGGGTGGGTTGCAGCATGGCGATGCCGGCGCCGACGAATGCGCCCAGCAAACACCCGCTGACCCACCAGCGGCGGTAGCGCCATACAAAGCGCCCCACCATTGCCAGCACATGTATCAATTGGAAGAACAACGCGCGCACGCGCGGACGCCATGTCATCGGCATAGGCTTTTTCACTCACCACAATGCGTATCGGGGGCACATTCTATTGCCTTTGGCGGAACCAGCAAGCCTTTTCAACCTCATGCCATTTGCATCTGAGAATTGAAAGAGTAAACTTTTGCCAACTCTGTGTGCAGCCCTTGTTCACCAAGCCAACATCCGGGAGAACCATCCATGTCGCAAGCCGTTTCAGTTGCGTCAGGCATTCTCTGTCTGACCATCCAAAGCCCGCAAGCCCTGTTTGAAGAACCGACAAACTGCTATCTTGTCGCATGGGATGAAGGCGTCCTTGTGATTGACCCGCCCAGCGACGATGAAACCCACATTGCCGCCATTCTCAGCGCCGCCCAGACGCTGGGGCGCTCCATCACCCACATCGTGATCACCCATGCCCACCCCGACCACATCGGCGGCATGTTGCCGCTGCACAGCGAAACCGGCGCCCCTATCGCCGGGCATCCGCGGCTAGCGCATCTCATCAACGCTATCCCGCCTACGGCGTTTGTTGCCCTGCATGAAGGCGACACGCTGGGCGCATGGCGTGTGCTGGAAGTGCCGGGACACGCCCGCGAGCATATCGCGCTCTGGCATGAACCAGAGCGCATTGGCATTGTGGGCGATGTGGTGCATGGGCAGGGGACGGTCGTCATCAATCCCCCCGGCGGCGATTTGCAGGCATACATGCGCACCTTGCAGCGTTTGCGGGAGATGAGCCCCCGCCTGCTGCTTGCCGGGCACGGTCCCCCCATCACCGCCCCCGTCGCGGCGCTGGACGCGCTGATTGCCCACCGTGAAGCGCGCGAGCAGGCGGTTCTGCAAGCGTTGACGCCGATTCCGCAACCGATCCATGCCCTCGTCCCCAAAGTGTACGCGGACGTCTCACCTGAACGCTGGCCCGTCGCGGCGCGATCGCTGCTGGCGCACCTGCTGAAACTGGAAGCCGAGGGGCGCGTTCTGCGTACCGATGAGGGCTGGCTGCGCCCCGGCGTTTCGTCTGAATAAGAAACGCCACCCTGCAAGCGGGTGGCGAAGGTGCTAGGCGAGCACACTCATGCGCTTTGCCGATACGCTTCGAGCACGTTCGGCAGGCTGTTGATGCGGTGCAAAATGCGCGACAATTGCGCCGCGTCCTTGATTTCAAGGGTTGCCGTAATGGTCGCGCTGCGGTCGCGCTTGTTGGTGACGGCGTTCGCGGCGGCGAGGTTCACATTTTCCTTGGCGACAATATCCACAATATCGCGCAACAAACCGCCACGGTCGAACGCCCGCACTACAATCGTCACCTGATAGAGTTGCTGGGGGTCTTCGCCCCATTCGACCTGCACGATGCGGTCGGGTTCACGCGCATTGATGATGTTGGGGCAATCGGCGCGGTGAATCGTCACGCCGCGCCCTTTTGTGATGTAGCCCACGATTGGGTCGCCGGGCAGCGGGTTGCAACACCGTGCCATGCGCGTGAGCAAGCCCCCCACGCCGCGCACACTGATTTGGCTTCCGCTGGGTTTTTGCGGCTTGACGGCGGGCAGTTCTTCGAGGATTTCTTCGTCGGTCTTCAAGCGCGCCTGTTCCTGGCGTTGCAGTTCCAACGCTTTGGACGCCACCGATTGCGGGCTGACGTCGCCATAGCCAATGGCGGCCAAGAAGTCATCCACGTTCTCATAGCCCGCCAGTTCCGCCAGTTTCTCAAATGGTTCATGCTGCAAGCCCAGGCGTTTCAACTCGCGTTCCAGCAACAAGCGCCCCTGCGTAATGTTTTCCTGGCGGTCTTGCTTGCGGAACCACTGGCGAATCTTGCTCCGCGCACGCGACGTTTTGACATAGCCCAAGTGGGGGTTGAGCCAATCGCGGCTGGGGCGGCTATGCTTGCCGGTGATAATTTCCACCTGGTCGCCATCTTTCAACTGGTAGTTGAGCGGCACAATGACGCCGTTCACCCGCGCCCCACGGCACCGATGCCCAACATCGGTGTGGATGTAGTAGGCAAAATCAATCGGTGTAGAGCCGGCGGGCAGTTCTTTGATGTCGCCCTTGGGGGTGAAAACCAGCACGCGGTCGGGCAGAACATCACTCCGCACCGACTCCATGAAGGCTTCGGCGTCCTGCTCTTCTTCGCCCTCTTGCCGCAAAAGCGAACGCAACCAGCGAATTTTCTCTTCCAGGAAGCGGTCTGATTGGCGCATTTCTTCTTTGTAGCGCCAGTGGGCAGCCACCCCGTATTCCGCCAGGTAGTGCATTTCGCGCGTGCGGATTTGCACTTCCAGCGGCTTGCCCTCCGGCCCGACCACGGCGGTATGCAGCGATTTGTAGCCGTTCTCTTTGGGGTTGGCGATGTAGTCATCAAATTCACCCGGAATGGGACGCCACATGCTGTGCACAATGCCGAGCGTTGTGTAGCAATCACGAATGGCGCTCTCTTCATCCTCAGCGTCAATGATGATGCGAATGGCGCGCACATCGTAAATCTGGTCGAGGTCGCGCTCTTTGCGCCGCATTTTTTTGTAGATGCTGTAGAGGTGCTTGGGGCGCCCGGTAATTTCGGCTTTGATGCCGGCGCGTTCCAATCGAGCGCGCAACTGCTGAATGACCTTTTGGATGTATTGCTCGCGCTCTTCGTGCCCTTCATTGAGACGGGCTTGCAGTTGTTCGTATTTGTCGGGTTCGAGATAGCGAAAGGAGAGGTCTTCCAATTGCCATTTGATTTGCCAAATCCCCAGGCGATTGGCGAGGGGCGCCATGATGTCCATCGTCTCGCGCGCCATGCGAATTTGCTTTTCGCGCGGCAACCCATGCAAGGTTTGCATGTTGTGCAGGCGGTCGGCGAGTTTGATGAGGATGACGCGCACATCCTCAGCCATCGCCAGAAACATTTTGCGCAAGTATTCGGTCTCGCCGCTCTTCTTCCACTTGACCCATTCCTCTTCCCCACGGCGGCGGTAGCCCGTCAGTTCGTTGATACGGCTCAATTTGGTGACGCCGTCCACCAGCCGCGCCACTTCGTCGCCAAATTCGCGCTTGATGTCATCCAGCGTCACATCCGTATCTTCGACGGTATCATGCAAAAGACCCGCCACAACGACCGGCGGGTCTATGCGCAAATCGGCCAGAATTTCGGCGGTCGCCACACAGTGCGCCACATACGGTTCGCCGGTTTTACGGCGCTGTTGCGCATGCGCTTCTTTCGCAAACTCATAGGCTTTTTGAATAATGGAGACATCATACGTGGGGAAACTGCGCGCAACGGCTTCTTTCAGCCGGTCAACGCGGAGTTGCAATTCCGCGTAAAACTGCGCGTCGGCTTCGGAAAGTTGTTGGTCTCTCTTTTTTTCTTGTTCAACGGGAATTTCGCTCATAACGCCCCTCGACACACAATCGGCGACAGTTTTATCGGATAGTATAGCGTAGAGCAGAAACACGCTCAAAATCTGGACTGTGCAAGCCCACTTTTTTATCTCTTGAAGGCGATTATACTCCCCAAATGCACATCGGATGAAAGGAGAAAGCGCATGTTCTGGTGGTTCTTGCTCGCGCTGTTCTTTTTGGTGATTTTGATACCGTTTTTTATTTTGGTGTTGTTGCCGCTCGGCTTGACGGCGCACTCGGTGGTTGTTCTGCTGACGGCGCTACCGCAACTGTTGGATGTGGCGCGCGACCGACGGCGACGACGCCACCATGCGCTTGAACACGCCACCATCAACGTGCTTGAAGAACACGCCGGTCATGCGCTTCCCATCAGCGGGCTTGCCGAAGCCGACGGTTTTCGGCTCACGACGCCGCTGCCCCTTTCCGCCGAGGCTATTCTCGACGCCGCCGAGGAAGCCCTGTTGCGCCTGCAACGCGGCGAAACGCACTTGGCGCTCCACCCACGTTGTGGCACGACCATTGTCGCCGGTCAACTGCTTTTTGCCGCCACGCTCTTGCTCGTCTTCCTCTTCTGGACAGAATGGTTTTGGGTGGGCTTCCTGGTGGCGCTTCTGCTTGCGCTGACAGGGGCGCGCCCGCTTTCGCTGGTGTTGCAGCGTTTTCTCACGACCGATGCCGATGTGCGCGGTCTCGCGCTTTCTCATATCGAGCCGGCATTGCCCTCTTCGATATGGTCGGCTTTTCTGATGATCAGCACCGGTCCCACCTGGAAGGTGGTGGTTGTGGAAACGCCCACGGTGCGCCGCGTCAAAATCGAAGGACAAGGTGGACGATATCGCGCATTCTGAACACAAGGAGCAACATCCATGCCTGAGACGATGCTCTACCCGCAACCTGTTCGCTTGATGGCGACATTGCTCAACCTCTCACCGGCGCAAGCCTTTCTGGCGGGACGTGCGGCGGCGTTCACCTACCGCCGTGGTCCGCACCTGACGCCCCCGCACCAAATTGACGGGCTGGTGCCCGAATACGAACGCCGCCTTTGCGAGCAACTGGGGCTGACATGCCGCAAACACGTTGTTTCCCAACGTGAAACAGGGCGCGCCACGCTCGAAGCCTTGCTGGCGGAACATGCACCGCTTCTTCTGGTGGTGGGGCATGAAACGCTGGCGCTTCACGCCCTGCACAACGACGTTGCCATTGTGCAAACGCCCACAACGCGCGAAGAACACCCCTGGCACGAGGTGGAAGCCCGCTGGTGGGATGGGCTTTACGCCGGCACGTTCTACGCCGTGGACTGGCAACCGGTGCAGGTGGAATGGTCGGCACTGCTCCGCAAGGCGCTGGTCGCGAATGCGCACGACATGCTGGTATGCAGTGGCTGGTGGTACGGCGTGGACGGGATCGAGTTTTGGAGTGAGGATGTGGTGCGCTGGCAGGAAGAACCCCAATGGGCGCTCAGCGCCGCGACGATGAGTCGCCAAATCGAAACAGAAGCCCTGCTCTGGCGGCGAACGCTGGCAGACGCCCTTGACGAGCACGCCGACGTGCTCGGAAACAGCGCACGGCTCATCTCTGCACTGGATGAGGTGTGCGAACGCTGGCAACACATTGCCGCCATGCTTGCCGACGCCGCCGCGACCGCCGACCCGCAGGCGCTGGTGCGCCTTAGCGCCCCACTTCTACGGCTGGCGCATGCCGAAAGCCGTTTTTGGAGCCGCATTGTTGACACCTACGGAATGGGGATTTGACGCCTATGTCGTACACGCACCGCCCTTCACGAACCAGCGAACCGACCCATCCCCCACTCGATGATGTGCTCTGGCCGCACGAGGTCTTGCAGCCACTCCCGCCGCCGCCGCGACGCCGACAACGCCGCAGTTGCCTGGGATGCCTGGGACGCTGGGGGTTGACGCTCCTTGCATTCATCCTGCTCACGGGCGCGCTGAGCGCGCTGGTCTATTGGCAAGTCCTCGTACACCGCGGTCCCGTGCATGTGCTCGTCCTGGGGATTGACCAGCGCCCTGGGGAAAACGGTCCCTTCCGCACCGATACGATGCTGCTGGTGCGCTTCAACCCGGCGACACGCCGCATTGCACTGCTCTCCATCCCGCGCGATCTCTGGGTGGACATCCCCACGGTGGGGGAAAACCGTATCAACACAGCGCACTTCTTCGGCGGTCCAGACCTGGCGCGCCAAACGGTTCAGCAAACCCTGGGGGTGGCGGTGCATTACTACGTGGTGGTCAATTTTGACGGGTTTACGCAGATTATTGACGCAATGGGGGGCATTGACGTGGATGTTCCCGAAACGCTACACGATGAGAACTACCCCACCGAAGACTACGGGGTGACGACCATCCACATTGAAGCCGGTCCCCATCACATGGACGGGCGCACAGCGCTCATCTACGCCCGTTCGCGCTACAGCACCAACGACTTCGACCGCGCCCAGCGCCAACAGCAGATTTTGGCGGCGATGAAAGCCCGTTTGCAGCAACCGGGCGCGTGGTGGCGGCTTCCCCGTGTGGCGCAAGCCGTCTTCAATGCGGTCGAAAGCGATATTCCCCAGCGTGAATGGGTTGCGCTGGGCGTGATTGCCTTGCGAGCCAAGACGATTGAGCGGCTGGCGATTGGTCCCGACCAGGTGACGCCATACATCACCGCCAACGGCGCGTATGTCCTTCTTCCCAACTGGGACGCCATCAACGAGGTGGTACATGCCTTTTTGCGTCAATAAACATCACGCTATCCGTGGAGCGATGAACGCATGACGTGGGCGCTTCGCTGGATGCCCGACGGCGCGCCGCCCCCTCAGCAACTCGACGCCATCGCGCCGGGCTTGGGGGTGCTGGGGCGTCCCATTCGCCATGCAAGCGGCTGGCTGTTGGTGGGCAACGCACGGCTTGACACACGCCACGACCTGGCGCGCCGCTTGGGGTGTCCCCCCCAAGCGCGCGATGAAGAGGTCTTGCTGGCGGCGTATCACGCATGGGGGGAAGCGGCGTTCCAGCGGATACGGGGCGAGTGGTCGGCAGCGCTGTGGATACCTGAGGAGCGGCGTCTGGTGCTTGCCCGCGACGCCTTTGGGGTGCGCCCGCTCTTTTTCGCCATGTTGCCCAAAGGCGGTCTGGTTGCCGCAGACCGTATCGAAGCCGTCATCGCCCTGCTTCACACATTCCCGCGCCCCAACTGGGCTTACTTGCACGACATCATCACCGGCGAAGCCTGGCGCACGCGTGTGGAAACAGCGTGGCACGGCGTCTATCGGTTGCCCGGCGGCTTCGTGCTGGAAGCCGCACCACGCGCCGAGCGCCCCCATCGCGTTTACTGGTTCGGTGAGCAGAGCACTACGCCCCCCACCCGACTGGAAGAAGCGGCGGGGCTTGCCCGCATGCTGTTTGAAGAAGCCGTGCGCACTCGCCTGGAACAGGGTGCGGCGCTTCCCCTGCATGGCGATTTGGCTTCAGCCGTGCTGGCGGGTACAGCGGCACGCTTGCACCAAGCGGGGAGCGCCCCTTCCACCACATGGCTACGCTGGCACACCGCCCCCACACACGCCGCCGAAACAGACCTGGCCACTCTTGAGCGCCGCTTCCCGCATGAGACCCTGCGCATTGCCCACGACCCGCTCGACTTCACGCCCGCGGTATGGTCGCTGTTAGGCAACGCCCCACTCTTCGAGCCGCTGTGGGACCCCCTGTTGGCGGCGTACACCGTGCTTGCCGCACGCGCCCGCGAGCATGGCATACGCGCGCTGGTCTGGAGCGACGGCGGGGCAGCAGTCCTCGGCGGCATGACCTACACGCACGGCACCTTCCTGCGCGACTGGGCGGTCTGGCAATGGCCGCTGGAACTCTGGAAAGCATACCGGGCAGGGCACGCGACACCTGGTCGCCATGTGCGGCAGGCGCTTTTTCCTGAACGGGTGGCGCGGCTCTTCGGCCGACGCCACACACTCATCCCACCATCTTCAGATACAACGCCCACCTGGGGCGGCAAGCAGATCTTGGCAGCGCTTCTCGCCCCCCACATGACGCATCGCCTGGAATTTTTGCACCTGTTGCGCCTGCGGCTCGGGCTTGACACGCAGGTCCCCTTTCTTGATGCGCGCTTTGTCGAGTACATGGCAAGCCTGCCGTCGCCCCTGCTGGCACGGCGTGGGACACCGGGCTGGTTAGCGCGTCTGGCGTTTGCCGACCGTGTGCCGCTTTCCCTGCGCGAAGCCCCAACCGCGCTCACGCCCCCCGCCTTGCGTGGCGTTGTGCTCCACCCAGAGGCGTTCGCCCACGTGCGCGATATGCTGCAACATGAGCAATTGCACAGAGTGATGCCCGGCGCATTGCGTGCGCGCGTCCAGTCCTTTGTCGAAACTTCACAGCCGCAACACCTCTGGCTCGACCCAACTCTGTTTGCGCTGGTGGCAGTCGCCGCCTGGCTGCACACCTATGAAGAGAGCACGCGCCACCCCGCCGCCTTCAAAGCCCTGGCGTTGAAGCACAACATGCCCACATAGGCTTGTGAGATTGCCGCCATCGCCATATACTGGCACCACCGCAGAACACCCAACACAAGGATGAACCCAGCATGTGGAAGAGACCACGGCGAGGTGCACGCCAATTGAAGCCAACAGGGCACGGGCAACGTGGCTCACGCTCGCCTTTGCTCTTGTGGAGTCTCGCGCTGGCGCTGAGCATGGTGGGCTTGTTTGTGCTGATGCTGGTTGCCACAGGCACACATGCCGCCCCCCCAGCCGAGGTGGATTTGATTCTCTTTCAAGGCGCTTGGGAAGACGACGGCGTCCACCTGGTCTGGATTACCGGCTCGGAAGAAAACCACATGGCGTTTTATCTCTACCGCTACACCGACACCCTTCCTCTGGAAGATGTCTATTTTGAAGCCGACCTGGTGGAGTATTTTCCCGCCTTCTCAGCGTGCCAACCGGTCAGCGGCAACACCTACACCTACGTGGATACCGATGTAGACCCTGCGGAAGGTGTGTACCACTACTGGTTAGAGAGCATTGATTGCAATGGCGAAGGTTCGATTGGCGGTGACGCCTACATTGTGGTGCAGTGGCGCGGCGGCGGCGATACGACACCGACGGCGTCTCCAACACCAGGCGCGAGCGCAACCGCGACAGCCACAAGCACATCCACACCAACCCCCTCGCCGTCAGTCTCACCGACGCCAACGCCCTCACCCAGCCCAATCATCACCAACACCATGACACCGACACCCACGGAGACGCCAGCCCTCACACCGACGCCCACCAGCACACAGGCGTCTACCGTCACGCCAACCTCACCCGCTTCACCCGAATCGGCGACACCCACTCCCACCAGCACGCCCACCGTGCTCCCATCATCGCCCACGCCCACGCTGATTGTACCGCCCACGCGCACGCCCCCCGCATCGGCGCCAACCGCGTCGGCAACGCTTCCGCCACTGGCGGTCGTGCCCACGCGCCCATCCCTGCTGGAAGCCCCGCTGACAGCGACCTTGCTGGTCGAACCGCCTTCGCTGCTTGTCGCCGAATCGCCGCGCACGGATTGGGTGGCGTTGGTGGGCAACCTGCTTCTGGCGGCGTTTGTCGCCGCATGGGGTGGTTTGCTGGTGTTGTGGATACGTGTTTGGCGCGGGGAAGGGAAAGATGTTTGACACACTTCGCGACCAGCGTATAATAAGAGCGGCTCATGCGGGCGTAGTTCAGTGGTAGAACGTCAG of the Ardenticatena maritima genome contains:
- a CDS encoding DUF6391 domain-containing protein translates to MFWWFLLALFFLVILIPFFILVLLPLGLTAHSVVVLLTALPQLLDVARDRRRRRHHALEHATINVLEEHAGHALPISGLAEADGFRLTTPLPLSAEAILDAAEEALLRLQRGETHLALHPRCGTTIVAGQLLFAATLLLVFLFWTEWFWVGFLVALLLALTGARPLSLVLQRFLTTDADVRGLALSHIEPALPSSIWSAFLMISTGPTWKVVVVETPTVRRVKIEGQGGRYRAF
- a CDS encoding asparagine synthase-related protein produces the protein MTWALRWMPDGAPPPQQLDAIAPGLGVLGRPIRHASGWLLVGNARLDTRHDLARRLGCPPQARDEEVLLAAYHAWGEAAFQRIRGEWSAALWIPEERRLVLARDAFGVRPLFFAMLPKGGLVAADRIEAVIALLHTFPRPNWAYLHDIITGEAWRTRVETAWHGVYRLPGGFVLEAAPRAERPHRVYWFGEQSTTPPTRLEEAAGLARMLFEEAVRTRLEQGAALPLHGDLASAVLAGTAARLHQAGSAPSTTWLRWHTAPTHAAETDLATLERRFPHETLRIAHDPLDFTPAVWSLLGNAPLFEPLWDPLLAAYTVLAARAREHGIRALVWSDGGAAVLGGMTYTHGTFLRDWAVWQWPLELWKAYRAGHATPGRHVRQALFPERVARLFGRRHTLIPPSSDTTPTWGGKQILAALLAPHMTHRLEFLHLLRLRLGLDTQVPFLDARFVEYMASLPSPLLARRGTPGWLARLAFADRVPLSLREAPTALTPPALRGVVLHPEAFAHVRDMLQHEQLHRVMPGALRARVQSFVETSQPQHLWLDPTLFALVAVAAWLHTYEESTRHPAAFKALALKHNMPT
- a CDS encoding DUF4872 domain-containing protein — encoded protein: MPETMLYPQPVRLMATLLNLSPAQAFLAGRAAAFTYRRGPHLTPPHQIDGLVPEYERRLCEQLGLTCRKHVVSQRETGRATLEALLAEHAPLLLVVGHETLALHALHNDVAIVQTPTTREEHPWHEVEARWWDGLYAGTFYAVDWQPVQVEWSALLRKALVANAHDMLVCSGWWYGVDGIEFWSEDVVRWQEEPQWALSAATMSRQIETEALLWRRTLADALDEHADVLGNSARLISALDEVCERWQHIAAMLADAAATADPQALVRLSAPLLRLAHAESRFWSRIVDTYGMGI
- a CDS encoding RelA/SpoT family protein, with translation MSEIPVEQEKKRDQQLSEADAQFYAELQLRVDRLKEAVARSFPTYDVSIIQKAYEFAKEAHAQQRRKTGEPYVAHCVATAEILADLRIDPPVVVAGLLHDTVEDTDVTLDDIKREFGDEVARLVDGVTKLSRINELTGYRRRGEEEWVKWKKSGETEYLRKMFLAMAEDVRVILIKLADRLHNMQTLHGLPREKQIRMARETMDIMAPLANRLGIWQIKWQLEDLSFRYLEPDKYEQLQARLNEGHEEREQYIQKVIQQLRARLERAGIKAEITGRPKHLYSIYKKMRRKERDLDQIYDVRAIRIIIDAEDEESAIRDCYTTLGIVHSMWRPIPGEFDDYIANPKENGYKSLHTAVVGPEGKPLEVQIRTREMHYLAEYGVAAHWRYKEEMRQSDRFLEEKIRWLRSLLRQEGEEEQDAEAFMESVRSDVLPDRVLVFTPKGDIKELPAGSTPIDFAYYIHTDVGHRCRGARVNGVIVPLNYQLKDGDQVEIITGKHSRPSRDWLNPHLGYVKTSRARSKIRQWFRKQDRQENITQGRLLLERELKRLGLQHEPFEKLAELAGYENVDDFLAAIGYGDVSPQSVASKALELQRQEQARLKTDEEILEELPAVKPQKPSGSQISVRGVGGLLTRMARCCNPLPGDPIVGYITKGRGVTIHRADCPNIINAREPDRIVQVEWGEDPQQLYQVTIVVRAFDRGGLLRDIVDIVAKENVNLAAANAVTNKRDRSATITATLEIKDAAQLSRILHRINSLPNVLEAYRQSA
- a CDS encoding LCP family protein, which produces MSYTHRPSRTSEPTHPPLDDVLWPHEVLQPLPPPPRRRQRRSCLGCLGRWGLTLLAFILLTGALSALVYWQVLVHRGPVHVLVLGIDQRPGENGPFRTDTMLLVRFNPATRRIALLSIPRDLWVDIPTVGENRINTAHFFGGPDLARQTVQQTLGVAVHYYVVVNFDGFTQIIDAMGGIDVDVPETLHDENYPTEDYGVTTIHIEAGPHHMDGRTALIYARSRYSTNDFDRAQRQQQILAAMKARLQQPGAWWRLPRVAQAVFNAVESDIPQREWVALGVIALRAKTIERLAIGPDQVTPYITANGAYVLLPNWDAINEVVHAFLRQ